A genomic window from Oscillatoria salina IIICB1 includes:
- a CDS encoding SDR family oxidoreductase: CFCPGAIDTAWTHKETGPMDAQMEETLVMAAPMGRRGTPEEMANVCAFLASDEASYVTGALWLADGGVTVAKGSVGKQTPENLRQEPKGNLPLKNSHEGLENKQVETIK; this comes from the coding sequence ACTGTTTCTGTCCCGGCGCGATCGATACAGCTTGGACACATAAAGAAACGGGTCCAATGGATGCACAAATGGAAGAAACTTTAGTGATGGCTGCGCCAATGGGACGACGAGGAACACCCGAAGAAATGGCGAATGTTTGTGCATTTTTAGCTTCGGATGAAGCGAGTTATGTTACTGGTGCATTGTGGTTAGCTGATGGTGGTGTTACTGTTGCTAAAGGTAGCGTTGGTAAGCAAACACCAGAGAATTTGCGTCAAGAACCCAAAGGTAATTTACCTTTGAAAAATTCTCACGAAGGATTAGAAAATAAACAGGTGGAAACTATTAAATAA
- a CDS encoding M90 family metallopeptidase encodes MMQTLLVLLIISVIIALILLNPFLIKQRRQRIRNKLLSPLENAIIENSLPIYDRLNSDERRRLQGHIRVFLAEKQFIGCGGLQITPEIKLAIAATACLLLLNEREKYFPSLRTIIIYPTAYIVKQNTAISNYVVAESEVVRLGESWTKDQLVLSWEQVQRDTKNWRDGHNVILHEFAHQLDQEKGNANGVPLLKKKADYQTWTQVMTREYQQLCFDVEKGRKTVMNSYGATAPAEFFAVATETFFEKPKQLLQKHPQLYQILQNYYQLEPLQWS; translated from the coding sequence ATGATGCAAACGCTATTAGTTTTATTGATAATCTCAGTGATTATCGCTCTAATCTTACTTAATCCTTTTCTAATTAAACAACGTCGCCAACGGATACGAAATAAGCTTTTGTCACCACTAGAAAATGCTATTATCGAAAATAGTCTGCCTATTTACGATCGCCTAAATTCCGATGAGCGACGACGGTTGCAAGGACATATTCGAGTTTTCCTCGCAGAAAAGCAATTTATTGGCTGTGGAGGCTTACAGATTACTCCAGAAATCAAACTGGCGATCGCGGCTACTGCCTGTTTACTTTTACTGAACGAACGAGAAAAGTATTTCCCCAGCTTACGCACTATTATTATATATCCAACGGCGTATATTGTCAAGCAAAATACAGCAATTAGTAACTATGTGGTTGCCGAAAGTGAAGTAGTTAGATTAGGGGAATCTTGGACAAAAGACCAACTTGTTTTATCCTGGGAACAAGTGCAACGAGATACTAAAAATTGGCGAGATGGACATAATGTTATTCTCCACGAATTTGCTCATCAACTTGACCAAGAAAAAGGCAATGCAAATGGCGTTCCTTTGCTGAAAAAAAAAGCCGATTATCAAACTTGGACGCAAGTTATGACTAGGGAATATCAACAACTTTGTTTTGATGTAGAAAAAGGTAGAAAAACAGTCATGAATAGTTATGGTGCGACTGCACCCGCCGAGTTTTTTGCTGTGGCTACCGAGACATTTTTCGAGAAACCAAAACAGTTACTTCAGAAACATCCTCAATTGTACCAAATTTTGCAAAATTATTATCAATTAGAACCGTTACAATGGAGTTAA
- a CDS encoding methyltransferase domain-containing protein — protein sequence MTENVTNQKQLYNVEASVLERYQAGAKEVQPSLCCPTDYDKNYLEIIPEEIIQKDYGCGDPTLYVSQGETVVDLGSGAGKNCYILAQKVGAEGKVIGVDFNDEMLNLARKYQSEIASQLGYYNTKFFKGKIQDLQLDLDLAEAWLQQNPINSMEGLSNFEAQCDLLRQEARLIPDNSVDVVISNCVLNLVRNADKKQLFQEIFRVLQRGGRAVISDIVCDEDPTQKILNDPDLWSGCIAGAFREDNFMKMFEDAGFYGIEILKRQEEPWQVIDGIEFRSVTVRAYKGKEGVCLERNQTVIYKGPWKQVQDDDGHILRRGERMAVCDKTYHIYTNPNSPYTQDVIPVPPYEEIPLDSAEEFNCKRTAIRHPQETKGRDYNLTVVNSNEGDCSSSSCC from the coding sequence GTGACTGAAAATGTAACTAACCAAAAGCAACTATACAACGTTGAAGCAAGTGTCTTGGAACGATACCAAGCTGGTGCGAAAGAAGTACAACCGAGTTTATGCTGTCCCACTGATTATGACAAAAATTACTTAGAAATTATCCCAGAAGAAATTATTCAAAAAGATTACGGTTGTGGCGACCCAACTCTCTATGTTAGTCAGGGTGAAACTGTAGTTGATTTGGGTTCTGGTGCCGGGAAAAATTGTTATATTCTTGCGCAAAAAGTTGGCGCTGAAGGTAAGGTTATCGGTGTCGATTTTAACGATGAAATGCTAAACCTTGCCCGTAAGTATCAATCGGAAATTGCTTCTCAACTTGGATACTATAACACCAAGTTTTTCAAGGGAAAAATTCAAGATTTGCAATTAGATTTAGATTTAGCAGAAGCTTGGTTACAGCAAAATCCGATTAATTCAATGGAGGGATTAAGTAATTTTGAAGCCCAATGCGATTTGCTACGTCAGGAAGCACGTCTGATTCCAGATAATAGTGTCGATGTTGTGATTTCTAACTGTGTCCTTAATTTAGTTCGCAACGCTGACAAAAAGCAACTTTTTCAGGAAATATTTCGAGTTTTGCAGCGTGGTGGTAGAGCAGTAATTTCTGATATTGTTTGCGACGAAGATCCAACTCAAAAAATACTGAATGACCCCGATCTTTGGAGTGGTTGTATTGCGGGTGCATTTCGGGAAGATAACTTTATGAAAATGTTTGAAGATGCGGGATTTTATGGCATAGAAATCCTCAAACGTCAAGAGGAACCTTGGCAAGTTATTGACGGAATTGAGTTTCGTTCGGTAACAGTTAGGGCTTATAAAGGTAAGGAAGGGGTTTGTTTGGAACGTAACCAAACCGTAATTTATAAAGGTCCTTGGAAACAAGTTCAAGACGACGACGGACATATCTTGCGTCGGGGAGAAAGAATGGCGGTTTGTGACAAAACTTATCACATTTATACTAATCCTAATAGTCCCTATACTCAAGATGTTATCCCGGTTCCCCCTTATGAGGAAATTCCTTTAGATTCTGCTGAGGAATTTAACTGTAAGCGAACTGCAATTCGTCACCCTCAAGAAACTAAAGGTAGGGATTACAATCTGACTGTAGTTAATAGTAATGAGGGCGATTGTAGTAGCAGCAGTTGTTGTTGA
- the arsS gene encoding arsenosugar biosynthesis radical SAM (seleno)protein ArsS (Some members of this family are selenoproteins.), whose translation MVQAHLDKKLTPFKDKIAAPLVKQKIRVLQVNLGRRCNLACSHCHVEAGPKRTEELSPEVCQQLIELISRFPQLETVDLTGGAPEMNYGFRELVGAARAKNKEVIVRSNLTIYFVEGYQDLPEFFAKNKLRVVASLPCYLEDNVDKQRGAGVYNESIKAIKLLNSLGYGKQSDLILDLVYNPPIPIAEEKFSLPPKQEKLEQDYKIYLSENFGIVFNNLLTITNLPIGRTKQFLQRYDLHGSYLKFLEKNYNASTVASVMCRNELSIDYLGNVYDCDFNQMENIPAKTADGEVLTVAKLLEIGSLDVIKEIQTRPYCYGCTAGSGSSCGGSLVSFK comes from the coding sequence ATGGTTCAAGCGCATTTAGATAAAAAGTTAACGCCGTTTAAGGATAAAATTGCTGCGCCTTTAGTTAAGCAAAAAATTAGAGTTTTGCAGGTAAATTTAGGTAGGCGTTGTAATTTGGCTTGTAGTCACTGTCATGTGGAAGCGGGACCAAAACGTACTGAGGAATTATCGCCGGAAGTTTGCCAGCAATTGATTGAGTTGATTAGTCGTTTTCCGCAACTTGAAACTGTAGATTTGACTGGCGGCGCACCGGAAATGAATTATGGTTTTAGGGAGTTAGTAGGGGCAGCTAGGGCGAAAAATAAGGAGGTTATTGTTCGTTCTAATTTAACGATTTATTTTGTTGAGGGTTATCAAGATTTACCGGAATTTTTTGCGAAGAATAAGCTGAGAGTTGTTGCTTCTTTGCCTTGTTATTTAGAAGATAATGTGGACAAACAGCGTGGTGCTGGTGTTTATAATGAGTCGATTAAAGCAATAAAATTGTTGAATAGTTTGGGTTATGGTAAGCAGTCAGATTTAATTTTAGATTTGGTATATAATCCACCAATTCCTATTGCTGAAGAGAAGTTTTCGCTGCCACCAAAGCAAGAGAAGCTGGAACAAGATTATAAGATATATTTGTCAGAAAATTTTGGGATTGTGTTTAACAATTTGCTGACGATTACGAATTTGCCAATTGGGAGAACAAAGCAGTTTCTTCAGCGTTATGATTTGCACGGTTCTTATCTAAAGTTTTTAGAAAAAAATTACAATGCAAGTACGGTTGCAAGTGTAATGTGTCGCAATGAGCTTTCGATTGATTATTTAGGAAATGTTTACGATTGTGATTTTAATCAGATGGAAAATATACCTGCAAAAACTGCTGATGGTGAGGTTTTGACGGTGGCGAAGTTATTAGAAATAGGTAGTTTAGATGTAATTAAGGAAATTCAAACTCGTCCTTATTGTTATGGTTGTACTGCTGGGAGTGGTTCTAGTTGTGGTGGTTCTTTAGTTAGTTTTAAGTAG
- a CDS encoding TVP38/TMEM64 family protein translates to MNSKVKLGIGAIVIAVIIIGAKYFGVLETAQQLLITALEWIRELGLWGIVAFVLIYAIATVFLIPGSLLTLGAGFLYQVILGSIIVSIASTLGASLAFLVGRYLARDKVAKLIESKPNFQAVDEAVAKEGWKIVGLTRLSPVFPFVFLNYAFGVTQVSLKDYVLASWIGMMPGTIMYVYFGSLAQNLATLGTQEQPDTLQWIIRIVGFIATVGVTVYVTKIAREALNQKIENEAEVKQSYASEE, encoded by the coding sequence ATGAATTCTAAAGTGAAGTTAGGAATAGGAGCAATTGTGATTGCAGTTATAATAATTGGTGCCAAATATTTTGGGGTTTTGGAGACGGCTCAACAACTGTTAATTACTGCTTTGGAATGGATTAGAGAATTGGGACTTTGGGGAATTGTGGCGTTTGTCCTGATTTATGCGATCGCTACTGTTTTCCTAATACCTGGTTCGCTATTAACTCTCGGTGCTGGTTTCCTTTATCAAGTTATTCTTGGCTCAATTATTGTTTCAATTGCTTCTACTTTAGGGGCAAGTTTAGCGTTTTTGGTGGGGCGATATTTGGCGAGAGATAAAGTTGCTAAATTAATTGAAAGTAAGCCGAATTTTCAAGCAGTTGATGAAGCTGTAGCCAAGGAGGGCTGGAAGATTGTCGGTTTAACCAGACTTTCGCCAGTTTTTCCTTTTGTCTTTTTGAATTACGCTTTTGGAGTGACTCAAGTATCTTTAAAAGATTATGTTTTAGCTTCTTGGATTGGGATGATGCCGGGAACAATTATGTATGTTTATTTTGGCTCTCTGGCGCAAAATTTAGCTACGTTGGGAACTCAAGAACAACCGGATACACTTCAGTGGATTATCCGCATTGTGGGATTTATCGCCACAGTTGGAGTAACGGTTTATGTAACTAAAATTGCTAGGGAAGCTTTAAATCAGAAGATTGAAAATGAAGCAGAGGTAAAACAATCCTATGCTAGTGAAGAATAG
- a CDS encoding TVP38/TMEM64 family protein — protein sequence MLVKNRENESQNVAKSLKKKEVWLQNLQKPRCWLGIGLFLCTLLCTIGPLRVIFNQDFLIQQLTKSEFGAIFLFLFLFVFFTALGIPGTVLAIAGGVVFGLFWGTIWSVVGATLGAIAAFWLARYLLHDWIKRRFSHYQGLQKFEQAIQNKPFTFTLIVRFAPITPFNVVNFLFGLTSIHWFPYSLATLIGIIPGTLLYTWLGVSGIEALSGESRLSFFLAVTFLILLSLIPLFTKKNSTREQLHPPH from the coding sequence ATGCTAGTGAAGAATAGAGAAAATGAAAGTCAGAATGTGGCTAAATCGCTGAAAAAGAAAGAGGTTTGGTTACAGAATTTGCAAAAGCCGCGTTGCTGGTTGGGAATAGGGCTTTTTCTTTGTACTTTACTTTGTACTATCGGTCCGTTACGAGTCATTTTTAACCAAGATTTTCTCATTCAACAGCTTACTAAGTCAGAGTTTGGGGCGATTTTCCTGTTTCTGTTTTTGTTCGTTTTCTTCACTGCGTTAGGTATCCCAGGGACAGTTTTGGCGATCGCTGGGGGCGTGGTTTTTGGTTTATTTTGGGGTACAATTTGGTCAGTAGTTGGTGCAACTCTCGGCGCGATCGCTGCTTTTTGGTTAGCTCGTTACTTACTTCATGACTGGATAAAACGCCGCTTTAGTCACTATCAAGGTTTGCAAAAATTCGAGCAAGCAATCCAAAATAAACCCTTTACTTTCACTTTGATAGTTCGTTTTGCACCAATTACTCCTTTTAATGTCGTTAATTTCCTCTTTGGTTTAACCTCAATTCATTGGTTTCCCTATTCCCTCGCTACTTTAATCGGAATTATACCCGGAACTTTACTTTATACTTGGCTGGGAGTTAGCGGAATAGAAGCTTTATCAGGCGAATCTCGCTTATCTTTTTTCCTCGCTGTAACTTTCCTCATTCTTCTATCTTTAATACCTTTATTCACTAAAAAAAATTCAACGAGGGAACAATTACATCCACCTCATTGA
- a CDS encoding RtcB family protein, with amino-acid sequence MPYAQLKLSTDKPILSWANHELGSQETQMAKNVASLPFVFKHVALMPDVHLGKGALVGSVIATKDAVIPAAVGVDVGCGMAAIKTPFTGEQLEGKLKKIRLDIEAAIPVGFNANKEVEKSVTNWQGWRNFKELHSGVQSLEKKAIKQLGSLGGGNHFIEVCLDTDNQVWLMLHSGSRHIGNALAKCHISTAKELAKLATNKLPDPDLAYFIAGTPEFAAYWRDLQWAQNYARYNRDVMMNRFKRIVETHLAGGKQTKPLLTVNCHHNYAEKEVHFGEDVIVTRKGAVRATSEDYGIIPGSMGAKSYIVKGKGNHDSYCSCAHGAGRLMSRNKAKKHFSLDDLIAQTQGIECRKDKGVLDEIPGAYKPINEVMNQQSDLVEIVATLKQVVCVKG; translated from the coding sequence ATGCCATACGCACAATTAAAACTATCAACAGATAAACCAATATTATCTTGGGCAAATCACGAACTTGGTTCCCAAGAAACCCAAATGGCGAAGAATGTTGCCTCTTTACCTTTTGTTTTCAAGCACGTCGCTTTAATGCCCGACGTACACTTAGGAAAAGGGGCTTTAGTTGGTTCGGTTATTGCTACCAAAGATGCCGTAATTCCTGCGGCTGTAGGTGTAGATGTAGGTTGCGGAATGGCAGCAATTAAAACCCCATTTACTGGCGAACAACTTGAAGGCAAACTGAAGAAAATTCGCCTAGATATCGAAGCAGCTATTCCTGTGGGTTTTAATGCTAACAAAGAAGTTGAAAAATCTGTTACCAATTGGCAAGGTTGGCGAAATTTCAAAGAACTTCATTCCGGCGTACAAAGCCTAGAAAAAAAAGCCATTAAACAACTTGGTTCATTAGGTGGTGGAAATCACTTTATCGAAGTTTGTTTGGATACAGATAACCAAGTTTGGTTAATGTTACATTCTGGTTCGCGACATATTGGTAATGCTTTGGCAAAATGTCATATTAGTACCGCGAAAGAATTAGCTAAATTAGCAACTAATAAATTACCCGATCCTGATTTAGCTTATTTTATCGCAGGAACGCCAGAATTTGCTGCTTATTGGCGCGACTTACAATGGGCGCAAAATTATGCCCGTTACAACCGAGATGTGATGATGAATCGTTTTAAACGGATTGTCGAAACTCATCTCGCTGGTGGTAAACAAACCAAACCTTTACTAACAGTAAATTGCCATCATAATTACGCGGAAAAAGAAGTACATTTTGGCGAAGATGTGATTGTTACTAGAAAAGGTGCGGTGAGAGCAACAAGCGAAGATTATGGAATTATTCCTGGATCGATGGGAGCAAAATCTTATATTGTGAAAGGAAAAGGAAACCATGATAGTTATTGCTCTTGCGCTCACGGTGCGGGACGTTTAATGTCTCGTAATAAAGCGAAAAAGCATTTTTCTTTGGATGATTTAATCGCGCAAACTCAAGGTATTGAATGCCGCAAAGATAAAGGAGTTTTAGATGAAATTCCTGGGGCTTATAAGCCGATTAATGAAGTGATGAACCAGCAATCTGATTTGGTGGAAATTGTGGCAACTCTGAAGCAAGTTGTTTGTGTGAAAGGGTAG
- a CDS encoding PAS domain S-box protein — MMPNQKFNSDRNFSQENSNNKVGQRNISPKLSEDLDLEIEEANPYLNSSEKLYQIILNNISDTVLITDDLGNFTFICPNIEIIFGYSPQEVKMLRNISALLGEGFFTFAELKTNGEIRNIEQEITDKQGKKHTLLINLKRVTIEEGTILYSCRDISDRKKAENQLTEYHNRLEELVAERTRELSITNENLQKEISDRIAAEKALQDSEIRFRSLFERHDAIMLLIDEETGTIVNANRAAEKFYGYAQEILRQMTIFNLNQPLHEQNQSELFPTNCLNHNCCTLTQRGANAETRWVEIHSSPIEYKNKQLLFLIIHDISDRVETEAALRESEQRFRLLADTAPVLIWMSGTDALCNFFNKPWLDFTGRTLEEEIGIGWEENIHPSDRQHCLDVYLSAFNSRQSFRMEYRLKRFDGEYRWLLDTGVPRFTSTGTFAGYIGSCIDISDRKELEEALLRISKAVESSSEAIAMTEVTGRSIYHNPAFGELFKYTIEELNAAGGIAAIFSNQKEYLAIFYAIVKGKSWSGELTMCDRSGRKRLIFLHADAIKDQTGNIIGIVTVHTDISDRKRVEQELEETNKKLRRSIQKLETNNREICLLGEISEILQSCLSVEEAYSALADLVPTLFPGISGGVFILNESKNLVEAVATWGKQMDSKSLFAPCECWALRRGREHLVDTQYSGLRCQHLHGNFPKTNTFCVPTIALGETFGLLYLSSPKRKHFDDAKRHLAITFAEHIALALANLKLRETLHNQSIRDPLTGLFNRRYLEESLDREIQRAYRNQQTIGAIMIDIDHFKRFNDTFGHEAGDAVLRKVGDFLKTSIRSADIACRYGGEELILILPEASLVDSLERAEQIRQAIKHLDIQHGYQTLGAITVSLGVSCFPKHGTTSDTIIRAADAALYRAKAAGRDRVISA, encoded by the coding sequence ATGATGCCTAACCAAAAATTTAATTCCGATCGAAATTTCAGCCAGGAAAATTCTAATAATAAGGTTGGGCAAAGAAATATTAGTCCCAAGTTGTCAGAAGATTTAGACCTAGAAATCGAAGAAGCAAACCCTTATTTAAATTCCTCAGAAAAACTCTACCAAATAATTCTTAATAATATTTCCGATACAGTGTTAATTACTGACGATCTCGGAAATTTCACCTTTATCTGCCCAAATATTGAGATAATTTTTGGTTATTCTCCTCAAGAAGTAAAAATGCTCAGAAATATTAGCGCTTTACTAGGAGAGGGATTTTTCACGTTTGCCGAATTAAAAACCAATGGAGAAATTAGAAATATTGAGCAAGAAATCACCGATAAACAAGGGAAAAAGCATACATTATTAATCAATCTGAAACGAGTTACCATCGAAGAAGGAACAATACTTTATAGTTGTCGCGACATTAGCGATCGCAAAAAAGCAGAAAATCAATTAACCGAGTATCATAACCGTCTCGAAGAGTTAGTTGCGGAAAGAACCAGAGAATTAAGTATTACCAACGAAAACTTACAAAAAGAAATTAGCGATCGCATCGCTGCCGAAAAAGCATTGCAAGACAGCGAGATTCGGTTTCGCTCTTTGTTTGAAAGACACGATGCGATTATGTTACTAATTGACGAAGAAACTGGCACAATTGTCAACGCTAATCGAGCGGCTGAGAAATTTTACGGCTATGCTCAAGAAATCTTGCGTCAAATGACTATTTTCAATCTCAATCAACCACTTCACGAACAAAATCAGTCAGAATTATTTCCCACAAATTGTTTAAATCACAACTGCTGTACTCTGACACAAAGAGGTGCAAACGCCGAAACCCGTTGGGTAGAAATACACTCTTCACCAATAGAATATAAAAACAAACAGTTATTATTTTTAATAATTCATGACATCAGCGATCGCGTAGAAACCGAAGCCGCCTTACGCGAAAGCGAGCAGCGTTTTCGTCTTCTCGCTGATACTGCACCCGTGCTGATTTGGATGTCAGGTACAGATGCACTGTGCAACTTTTTTAACAAACCTTGGTTAGATTTTACCGGACGAACTCTGGAAGAAGAAATCGGAATTGGTTGGGAAGAAAACATACATCCCAGCGATCGCCAACATTGTCTTGATGTTTATCTTTCTGCTTTTAACAGCCGTCAAAGTTTTCGCATGGAATATCGCCTCAAACGCTTTGACGGAGAGTATCGCTGGCTTTTAGACACTGGAGTTCCTCGTTTTACATCCACAGGTACTTTTGCTGGTTACATTGGTTCCTGCATTGATATTAGCGATCGCAAAGAATTAGAAGAAGCCTTATTGCGAATTAGCAAAGCTGTTGAAAGTTCCAGTGAAGCGATCGCGATGACAGAAGTGACAGGTAGATCTATTTATCACAACCCCGCTTTTGGGGAATTATTTAAATACACCATCGAAGAATTAAATGCTGCGGGAGGAATAGCAGCCATATTTAGCAATCAAAAAGAATATTTGGCGATATTTTACGCGATCGTCAAGGGAAAATCGTGGAGTGGAGAATTGACAATGTGCGATCGTAGCGGGCGCAAACGGCTAATTTTTTTGCACGCCGATGCAATTAAAGACCAAACTGGCAATATTATCGGTATTGTTACCGTTCATACCGATATTAGCGATCGCAAGCGAGTCGAACAAGAATTAGAAGAAACCAACAAAAAACTCAGACGATCGATCCAAAAATTAGAGACTAATAACCGCGAAATTTGCTTATTAGGTGAAATTAGCGAAATTTTGCAATCTTGTCTTTCCGTAGAAGAAGCTTATAGCGCTCTTGCCGATCTCGTTCCTACTCTCTTTCCCGGCATTTCTGGAGGAGTTTTTATTCTCAATGAATCGAAAAATTTAGTTGAAGCAGTAGCTACTTGGGGAAAGCAAATGGATAGCAAAAGTTTGTTTGCACCTTGCGAATGCTGGGCTTTACGAAGGGGACGAGAGCATTTAGTAGATACTCAATATTCCGGTTTGCGCTGTCAGCACTTGCATGGCAATTTTCCTAAAACTAATACTTTTTGTGTTCCCACAATTGCCCTCGGAGAAACCTTTGGCTTGCTTTATTTATCTTCACCAAAAAGAAAACACTTTGACGATGCCAAACGACATTTAGCAATAACTTTCGCCGAACATATTGCTTTAGCTTTAGCCAACTTGAAATTGCGAGAAACTTTACATAATCAAAGCATACGCGATCCGCTCACAGGTTTATTTAATCGTCGTTATCTTGAAGAATCTTTAGACAGAGAAATTCAACGCGCTTATCGCAATCAACAAACAATCGGTGCAATTATGATTGATATCGACCATTTTAAACGTTTTAACGATACCTTTGGTCACGAAGCAGGAGATGCAGTCTTAAGAAAAGTGGGTGATTTCTTGAAAACTAGTATTCGCAGTGCGGATATTGCTTGTCGCTATGGTGGAGAAGAGTTAATTTTGATTCTCCCGGAAGCTAGTTTAGTTGATAGTTTAGAACGAGCCGAACAAATACGTCAAGCAATTAAACATCTCGATATTCAACATGGCTATCAAACATTGGGTGCAATTACTGTATCTTTAGGAGTATCTTGCTTTCCTAAACACGGAACTACAAGCGATACAATAATTAGAGCGGCTGATGCTGCTTTGTATCGAGCTAAAGCCGCCGGACGCGATCGCGTAATTTCTGCTTGA
- a CDS encoding class I SAM-dependent methyltransferase — MAVGQQTIWERFLKQIIRPLIDEDKLREFHQNTDWETVEANFSNPNLDYPDYYKSQNFHGVEKGYLNPGASVSYDPITQYVLPPNETWIRQGVIEAIAGQPRRILDLGCGTGSTTVLLKQAFPDAEVIGLDLSPYMLFMGDRKAQQQGLEIKWVHGNAEATDLEEASFEVVTASLLFHETPPAVSKAILREAFRLLKPGGQVIILDGNQKTLRQVNWLSEIFEEPYIKDYATDSVEAWLGAANFEAVQTKDWWWLNQITTGIKPTPVVVHYSQSTTTSENEIQGMTAPAF; from the coding sequence ATGGCAGTTGGTCAACAGACAATTTGGGAACGGTTCTTAAAACAAATCATCCGACCATTAATCGACGAAGATAAACTACGAGAATTTCACCAAAATACAGATTGGGAAACAGTAGAAGCTAACTTTAGCAACCCAAACCTAGATTATCCAGACTACTACAAATCCCAAAACTTCCACGGAGTCGAGAAAGGCTATCTTAATCCTGGCGCATCAGTATCCTACGATCCAATTACCCAATACGTTTTACCACCGAATGAAACCTGGATACGTCAAGGAGTAATCGAAGCGATCGCCGGACAACCTCGTCGTATACTTGACTTAGGCTGCGGTACGGGTTCGACGACAGTATTGCTCAAACAAGCATTTCCCGATGCAGAAGTCATCGGGCTAGACTTATCACCTTATATGTTGTTTATGGGCGATCGCAAAGCGCAACAACAAGGATTAGAAATCAAATGGGTACATGGTAACGCCGAAGCTACAGACTTGGAAGAAGCTTCCTTTGAGGTAGTGACAGCCTCATTGTTATTTCACGAAACCCCACCCGCAGTATCCAAAGCAATTTTGCGCGAAGCCTTCCGTTTGCTCAAGCCCGGAGGACAAGTTATTATTCTCGATGGCAATCAGAAAACTCTCAGACAAGTAAATTGGCTCTCAGAGATCTTTGAAGAACCCTACATCAAAGACTATGCTACTGATAGTGTCGAAGCTTGGCTGGGTGCAGCCAACTTCGAGGCGGTACAAACCAAAGATTGGTGGTGGCTAAATCAAATAACTACAGGGATCAAACCTACACCAGTCGTCGTCCATTACTCTCAATCTACCACTACATCAGAGAATGAGATTCAGGGGATGACCGCTCCCGCATTTTAA
- a CDS encoding HAD family hydrolase — protein MSLKAVLFNFNGVIIKDESIHQQLIDEILLAENLRPNPQEYWKVCLGKSDRACLQEILARRGRVVTEAELTKLMEKKAQAYVNQIEALPEIPIYPEIPEFLAKIQGLGLKIGLVSGAMKAEIELVCDRAQIKQYFNVIVAGDEIHQSKPDPYCYLFAIERFNRQEPTLQLKPANCLAIEDTPAGITAAKSAGMQVVGVANTYPFHMLQRQANWTVDYLSELELERVQQIYSGNATSVAPSEC, from the coding sequence ATGAGTTTAAAAGCAGTTCTGTTTAATTTCAACGGCGTAATTATTAAAGATGAGTCAATTCACCAGCAACTAATTGACGAAATTTTGCTGGCAGAAAACTTGCGTCCTAATCCTCAAGAATACTGGAAAGTCTGTTTAGGAAAAAGCGATCGCGCTTGTCTTCAGGAAATTCTCGCCCGTCGCGGACGAGTTGTCACCGAAGCCGAACTGACTAAACTAATGGAGAAAAAGGCGCAAGCTTACGTCAACCAAATCGAAGCTTTACCCGAAATACCCATTTATCCGGAAATACCAGAATTTCTCGCAAAAATTCAAGGGTTGGGACTGAAAATTGGCTTAGTTAGCGGGGCGATGAAGGCAGAAATAGAATTAGTTTGCGATCGCGCCCAAATCAAGCAATACTTCAATGTTATCGTCGCTGGCGATGAGATCCACCAAAGTAAACCCGATCCTTACTGTTATCTTTTTGCTATCGAACGTTTCAACCGCCAAGAACCTACTTTACAACTAAAGCCAGCGAACTGTTTAGCGATCGAAGATACACCAGCCGGAATTACCGCCGCTAAAAGTGCCGGAATGCAAGTCGTTGGTGTCGCCAATACTTATCCCTTTCATATGTTACAACGCCAAGCCAACTGGACAGTAGATTATCTTTCTGAGTTAGAACTAGAACGAGTCCAGCAGATTTATTCGGGAAACGCCACTTCCGTAGCTCCCAGCGAATGTTAA